In the Quadrisphaera sp. RL12-1S genome, one interval contains:
- a CDS encoding DMT family transporter, which produces MPTTPRRPGSGLLAMALTVLVWAAFALSVRAIATSAWDPADVALLRFGVPLLVLAPWLPRSLRRLRGERPAVLAALAVGAGLPFFLLSAAGGALSSATLVGLVVPGSVPLFVTALAALLWRTRPGRRQLVALAGVVVGIGAIATADLLQGGPGGHAAGTAVLLVAGLVWSVYTLGLRATRLDPVAAAVAVCLPSSVVAVLAVATGLLPSRLLQGTAPDRTLLLFALVQGVGVGVVAGLTYAVAIRELGAPRAATLGALSPVLVAVLAAPLLGERVDALVLAGGALVVTGVLAFHARPARPVSPVTPEVRDAPRPAAPVPARPGLVAGRPGRR; this is translated from the coding sequence ATGCCCACCACCCCTCGGCGACCCGGGTCCGGCCTGCTGGCCATGGCGCTCACGGTGCTCGTGTGGGCGGCGTTCGCGCTCAGCGTCCGCGCGATCGCCACCTCGGCGTGGGACCCCGCCGACGTCGCGCTGCTCCGCTTCGGCGTGCCGCTGCTCGTGCTCGCGCCGTGGCTGCCGCGGTCGCTGCGGCGCCTGCGCGGAGAGCGCCCCGCGGTGCTGGCCGCCCTCGCCGTCGGCGCGGGCCTGCCGTTCTTCCTGCTGTCCGCGGCCGGCGGCGCGCTGTCGTCGGCGACCCTCGTCGGGCTCGTCGTCCCCGGGTCCGTCCCGCTGTTCGTCACCGCGCTCGCGGCCCTGCTGTGGCGGACCCGCCCGGGCCGGCGGCAGCTGGTCGCGCTCGCGGGCGTCGTCGTCGGCATCGGGGCCATCGCGACCGCGGACCTGCTGCAGGGCGGGCCCGGCGGGCACGCCGCCGGGACGGCGGTGCTGCTGGTGGCCGGCCTCGTGTGGAGCGTCTACACGCTCGGGCTGCGCGCCACGCGGCTCGACCCGGTGGCCGCCGCGGTGGCCGTGTGCCTGCCGTCGTCCGTGGTCGCGGTGCTGGCGGTGGCCACCGGGCTCCTGCCGTCGCGACTGCTGCAGGGCACCGCGCCCGACCGCACGCTCCTGCTGTTCGCGCTGGTGCAGGGCGTGGGAGTCGGTGTGGTCGCCGGGCTCACCTACGCCGTCGCCATCCGCGAGCTCGGCGCCCCGCGCGCCGCGACCCTCGGCGCCCTGAGCCCGGTGCTGGTGGCGGTGCTCGCGGCGCCGCTGCTGGGCGAGCGCGTCGACGCCCTCGTGCTGGCCGGTGGCGCGCTCGTGGTGACCGGAGTCCTCGCCTTCCACGCCCGTCCCGCTCGCCCTGTCAGCCCCGTGACCCCGGAGGTCCGCGATGCTCCTCGCCCAGCTGCGCCCGTTCCCGCCCGACCCGGTCTGGTCGCTGGTCGCCCAGGCCGCCGCTGA
- a CDS encoding Lrp/AsnC family transcriptional regulator, with the protein MDDIDRHILHELQLDGRMSNQDLADRVGLSPSPCLRRVRLLEQRGLITGYRAVVSGREVGLPITAFVRLRLVSHAPEGVTVFEERVRALPAVVEAYLLAGDHDYLLKVAVASFEAYELFVRTQLRAIPGVESIETTFAYGTTKPPSPLPVA; encoded by the coding sequence GTGGATGACATCGACCGTCACATCCTCCATGAGCTGCAGCTCGACGGGCGGATGTCGAACCAGGACCTGGCTGACCGGGTGGGCCTGTCGCCGTCGCCCTGCCTGCGCCGCGTGCGGCTGCTGGAGCAGCGCGGGCTCATCACCGGGTACCGGGCCGTGGTGTCCGGGCGCGAGGTGGGGCTGCCCATCACGGCGTTCGTGAGGCTGCGCCTGGTCTCGCACGCCCCCGAGGGCGTGACGGTCTTCGAGGAGCGGGTGCGGGCGCTGCCGGCGGTGGTCGAGGCGTACCTGCTCGCCGGTGACCATGACTACCTGCTCAAGGTGGCGGTCGCCAGCTTCGAGGCCTACGAGCTGTTCGTGCGCACGCAGCTGCGCGCCATCCCGGGCGTGGAGTCGATCGAGACGACGTTCGCGTACGGCACCACCAAGCCCCCGAGCCCCCTGCCCGTGGCATGA